In Rahnella sikkimica, the following are encoded in one genomic region:
- the pdeH gene encoding cyclic-guanylate-specific phosphodiesterase has product MITKMMLGLITPSFTAIERVKAQSYWRQCQRVYRFQPIYRTTGKLLGIELLTGVFHPATPHKFISPEEYFVAIAVGKRLQIVQEQLDLLQRWQNLFIDNELLASINVDGQVLEMLQSDSALQAQINAMPYVRFELVESAEHALSIPLSQIEQSDRLWLDDFGQGIANFSSFTTWHYEYIKIARDLFILLGQSEEGSRLFYTLVTLMKRYSKGVIIEGVETAAEWAMVRNSDALAAQGYYLARPVVFDHLDNLPIHFKE; this is encoded by the coding sequence ATGATAACTAAGATGATGTTAGGGCTGATTACGCCTTCTTTTACCGCTATCGAACGCGTAAAAGCACAGTCTTACTGGCGTCAATGTCAGAGAGTGTACCGTTTTCAGCCTATTTATCGCACGACTGGAAAACTGTTGGGGATTGAATTGCTTACCGGGGTTTTCCACCCTGCGACTCCGCATAAATTCATTTCGCCCGAAGAATATTTTGTCGCGATCGCCGTCGGTAAACGCCTGCAAATTGTTCAGGAACAGCTCGACCTGTTACAGCGCTGGCAAAATCTGTTCATTGATAACGAATTACTGGCTTCAATCAACGTCGATGGTCAGGTGCTGGAAATGTTGCAGTCTGATTCTGCGCTGCAAGCGCAAATCAACGCGATGCCGTACGTCCGTTTTGAGCTGGTTGAAAGTGCTGAACATGCGCTGAGTATTCCGTTGTCGCAGATTGAACAGTCCGACAGGCTGTGGCTTGACGATTTTGGTCAGGGCATCGCCAACTTTTCTTCGTTCACCACCTGGCATTACGAATACATCAAAATTGCGCGCGATTTGTTTATTCTGCTGGGCCAGAGCGAAGAGGGCTCGCGCCTGTTTTACACGCTGGTGACGCTGATGAAGCGCTACAGCAAAGGCGTCATTATTGAAGGCGTCGAAACCGCCGCCGAATGGGCGATGGTGCGCAATTCTGATGCGCTGGCCGCTCAGGGCTATTATCTGGCACGTCCGGTTGTTTTCGATCATCTGGATAATCTGCCAATACATTTCAAAGAATAA
- a CDS encoding sugar kinase, giving the protein MTRKNIAVIGECMIELSQKGDALHRGFGGDTLNTSVYISRQVSPDALNVHYVTALGNDSFSNEMLEAWQQEGVHTTLTQRLENKLPGLYVIETDSTGERTFYYWRNDAAARYWLDSPQSEEICQKLAEFDYLYLSGISLAILNDESRKRLMKLLQACRSRGGKVIFDNNYRPRLWASKEKTQAAYNAMLSCTDIAFLTLDDEDMLWGQKPYDEVIARTHALGVSEVVVKRGADSCIVSSAEGELHDVPAVKLPKEKVIDTTAAGDSFSAGYLAVRLTGGSAVEAAVRGHETASTVIQHRGAIIPVEFMPNRA; this is encoded by the coding sequence ATGACCCGCAAAAACATTGCCGTTATCGGCGAATGCATGATCGAATTGTCTCAGAAAGGCGATGCCCTTCACCGTGGTTTTGGTGGCGACACGCTGAACACGTCTGTTTATATTTCCCGCCAGGTTTCGCCTGATGCGCTGAACGTTCACTACGTGACGGCGCTGGGCAATGACAGTTTCAGCAATGAAATGCTGGAAGCGTGGCAGCAGGAAGGGGTCCACACCACGCTAACGCAGCGTCTGGAAAACAAACTGCCGGGTTTGTATGTGATTGAAACGGACAGTACCGGCGAGCGCACGTTTTACTACTGGCGCAACGATGCCGCCGCGCGCTACTGGCTGGACAGCCCGCAATCCGAAGAGATTTGCCAGAAGCTGGCGGAGTTCGATTATCTGTATCTGAGCGGGATCAGCCTGGCAATCCTGAACGATGAAAGCCGTAAACGTTTGATGAAACTGCTGCAAGCCTGCCGTTCACGCGGCGGAAAAGTCATTTTCGACAACAACTACCGTCCGCGCCTGTGGGCCAGCAAAGAGAAAACGCAGGCGGCATACAACGCCATGCTTTCCTGCACGGACATCGCGTTCCTGACGCTTGATGACGAAGATATGCTGTGGGGCCAGAAGCCGTACGACGAAGTGATTGCCCGCACCCACGCGCTGGGCGTCAGCGAAGTCGTGGTGAAACGCGGCGCAGACAGCTGCATCGTGTCCAGCGCCGAAGGCGAGCTGCACGACGTTCCGGCGGTTAAATTACCGAAAGAGAAAGTGATTGATACCACGGCGGCGGGCGATTCGTTCAGCGCCGGGTATCTGGCGGTTCGCCTGACCGGCGGCAGCGCGGTGGAAGCCGCTGTGCGCGGGCATGAGACGGCGAGTACCGTGATTCAGCATCGCGGGGCGATCATTCCGGTGGAGTTTATGCCAAACCGGGCATAA